A portion of the Sphingobacterium spiritivorum genome contains these proteins:
- a CDS encoding SEL1-like repeat protein, translated as MNLNSRYESILAETDVSTLEKFETDYTFLQHPENWFKGLALLEKSIAHFDQKKEAVVKLYENLFHDGLDFHSSYSLNDEDYIFYWNKINEVLKNLATLWPETYAQLAFQYQEARRNFQNKAKVEEYLLAATHHGAAIGKPVYAYFLYYDYLTRQDKEEATRILEEDNSEWGKLYRGYIYLDKKTFDSIPPLFEELQKSTDTKIVKNGYILEACYYEWQGNPEKAKEVFKYCMENYFSVYAMTRYALISYDNNPEESMNLLEKASVRGNIEAMNNLGHLAFPKEQSPKEEYEKSLKWFTVGELYGNAFSTYRLALIYLYVEAYKDTVRGLEYLDQACEQKLADALVEKAEIYLDDQIVPKDVINARLYFERATEANQNPYAYYRLGYLYELGMTEAGAPEPDKALPYYEKAAELNHFYGNSNAGRLHRYGVGTEVDNEKAKTYFEKGLEQGNPYCITELAFMYEDGTLEKDYGKAFELFTLASESNGGYGYACYIRGQYLEFGYHTNGETDQQEAVRMYEKGAELQEINCIYEMARCYRYGIIHEQNPDLAVSYFQKAAEAGLPKGMVELAMCYDYEFGVSFDAQKTFDLMKVAAEMNYPFAQYKTGSYLMHGSLGEPILADTEQALIWLNKAKENNQPYAFLELGDYYLYDYDQLNEYEKALQLYLEAYNTYEVISDGLGICYEYGLGTEANASEAFKYYEIAANKNNKNAMYRLGKCYLSGTGTRKNESQAYHWFATAANYGDIPSQFNAGLLLLKGSGVAVNKEEGIKLIRQAAEQNHAAAQFELGNCYLMGDGVEESEQQTMYWYELAAENGHEKAEKIVRKSKR; from the coding sequence ATGAATTTGAACTCCCGTTACGAAAGCATACTTGCTGAGACTGATGTTTCCACTTTGGAAAAATTTGAAACAGATTACACATTTTTACAGCATCCTGAAAACTGGTTCAAAGGCTTGGCTCTTTTAGAAAAAAGCATTGCTCACTTCGATCAGAAGAAAGAAGCTGTTGTCAAACTTTATGAAAATCTTTTTCATGATGGGCTGGATTTCCATTCTTCATACTCACTGAATGATGAAGATTACATTTTTTACTGGAACAAGATCAATGAGGTATTAAAAAATCTGGCGACTCTCTGGCCCGAAACGTATGCACAACTGGCATTTCAATATCAGGAAGCCCGCAGGAACTTTCAAAACAAAGCCAAAGTAGAAGAATACCTGCTGGCAGCTACTCATCACGGAGCAGCCATAGGAAAGCCTGTATATGCTTATTTCCTGTATTATGATTATCTGACGCGCCAGGATAAAGAAGAAGCTACCCGCATACTGGAAGAAGACAACAGCGAATGGGGCAAATTGTACCGTGGCTATATCTATCTGGATAAAAAAACATTTGACAGCATCCCTCCTCTTTTTGAGGAATTGCAGAAAAGTACGGATACCAAAATTGTTAAGAATGGCTATATTCTGGAGGCCTGTTACTATGAATGGCAGGGGAATCCGGAAAAAGCCAAAGAAGTATTCAAGTATTGCATGGAGAACTATTTTTCGGTCTATGCAATGACCCGATACGCTTTAATTAGCTATGATAATAACCCGGAAGAATCCATGAATCTGCTGGAAAAGGCTTCGGTAAGAGGAAATATCGAAGCCATGAATAATTTAGGGCACCTGGCATTTCCTAAGGAGCAGTCTCCAAAAGAAGAATATGAAAAATCATTAAAATGGTTTACTGTAGGTGAGCTGTATGGCAATGCATTTTCAACGTATCGTCTTGCATTGATATATCTTTATGTTGAAGCTTACAAAGATACAGTCAGAGGCCTTGAATATCTGGATCAGGCATGCGAGCAGAAGCTAGCGGATGCTTTGGTAGAGAAGGCTGAAATATATCTGGATGATCAAATCGTACCCAAAGATGTAATAAATGCCCGGTTATATTTTGAAAGAGCCACAGAAGCAAATCAAAACCCTTATGCTTATTACCGCCTTGGATATCTTTATGAACTTGGAATGACCGAAGCAGGTGCACCTGAACCGGATAAAGCCCTTCCTTACTATGAAAAAGCTGCTGAGCTGAATCATTTCTACGGAAACAGCAATGCAGGCCGGCTACACCGCTACGGCGTAGGAACTGAAGTTGACAATGAAAAAGCTAAAACATACTTTGAAAAAGGATTGGAGCAGGGTAATCCCTACTGTATAACCGAGCTTGCTTTCATGTATGAAGATGGCACACTTGAAAAAGATTACGGGAAAGCTTTTGAACTATTCACTTTAGCTTCAGAAAGCAATGGTGGTTATGGATACGCCTGCTACATAAGGGGTCAGTATCTGGAATTTGGTTACCATACAAACGGTGAGACGGACCAGCAAGAGGCTGTGCGCATGTATGAAAAAGGTGCTGAATTGCAGGAAATCAACTGTATTTACGAAATGGCGCGCTGTTACCGCTACGGAATTATACATGAACAGAATCCGGATCTTGCTGTTTCATACTTTCAGAAAGCTGCTGAAGCGGGACTTCCTAAAGGTATGGTGGAATTGGCGATGTGTTACGATTATGAATTTGGAGTCAGTTTTGATGCTCAGAAAACATTCGATCTTATGAAGGTAGCTGCAGAAATGAACTATCCGTTTGCGCAATACAAGACCGGATCTTATCTGATGCATGGTAGTCTGGGCGAACCTATACTGGCTGACACAGAACAGGCACTTATATGGCTCAATAAAGCTAAAGAAAACAATCAGCCTTATGCTTTCCTTGAATTGGGAGATTATTATTTATATGATTATGATCAGCTCAATGAATACGAAAAAGCCTTGCAGCTCTATCTGGAAGCTTATAACACGTATGAAGTCATATCTGATGGACTGGGTATCTGTTATGAATACGGACTTGGCACTGAGGCTAATGCTTCGGAAGCATTTAAGTATTATGAAATAGCGGCCAATAAGAATAATAAAAATGCGATGTACAGACTTGGTAAATGCTATTTAAGTGGTACAGGTACCCGTAAAAATGAAAGTCAGGCCTATCATTGGTTTGCTACAGCTGCCAATTATGGCGATATCCCATCCCAGTTTAATGCAGGTTTATTACTGCTGAAAGGCTCAGGAGTTGCTGTAAACAAAGAAGAAGGTATAAAACTTATTCGTCAGGCAGCAGAACAAAATCATGCTGCAGCACAATTTGAACTGGGAAATTGTTACCTGATGGGTGACGGTGTGGAAGAAAGCGAACAGCAGACGATGTACTGGTATGAACTGGCCGCAGAAAATGGTCACGAGAAAGCCGAAAAAATAGTGAGAAAGTCAAAAAGATAA
- a CDS encoding histidine kinase: MTSIFNKLWNRTAADGNEQSTFENQLSFLECQVDRKLLDLWTSACLENRNESWQIRFAKLQQTSLSRSHSEPLSVSKEIEYLNDYCLVYQEIRPSELYVSFKSDYVETSAIIYPFLLMPLVQNAFHNGYTSMEKYPVKIKVTGSSKLLIMEVSNRVNHRIADQQSTDIIRLFRERLQFLYPDRHDLLFNSNSNTFKATLTVQL, from the coding sequence ATGACTTCGATTTTTAATAAGTTATGGAATCGTACGGCGGCTGATGGGAATGAGCAGTCAACTTTTGAAAATCAGTTGTCGTTTTTAGAATGTCAGGTAGATCGGAAACTTCTGGATTTGTGGACATCCGCATGTTTGGAAAACAGGAATGAATCCTGGCAAATCCGGTTTGCAAAACTTCAGCAAACCAGTTTATCCAGAAGTCATTCTGAGCCTTTATCTGTTAGTAAAGAAATCGAATATCTGAATGATTACTGCTTAGTTTATCAGGAAATTAGACCAAGTGAATTGTATGTTAGCTTCAAGTCTGATTATGTAGAAACATCGGCGATTATTTATCCCTTTCTTTTAATGCCACTTGTACAGAATGCTTTTCATAATGGCTATACATCTATGGAAAAGTATCCGGTTAAAATAAAAGTAACCGGATCGTCGAAGCTGCTGATTATGGAAGTCAGCAACAGAGTAAATCACCGTATTGCTGATCAGCAGAGTACAGATATTATAAGGCTGTTCAGAGAAAGATTACAATTTCTGTATCCGGATCGTCATGATCTCTTATTCAATAGTAACAGCAATACTTTTAAAGCAACGCTGACGGTACAGCTTTAG
- a CDS encoding Cof-type HAD-IIB family hydrolase codes for MIKAVFFDIDGTLLSFKTHLVPESTEKAIRELQSRGIKVIISTGRSINSLDHIRYLNFDGFITFNGGYCVTKDDEVLFRKPIPQEDIESLLRYAMNNEPVSFSLMSENEISIFHVTPDIQKMYDQLNLPVPMQRSYDNFDKATVLQTNIFIQPEAEEDFMRTIMPNSIASRWTPLFADVNPVGQSKKVGIDVFVQHFGLELHETMSFGDGGNDITMLAHTQIGVAMGNANPEVKAIADYITDDVDNNGIWNALKHYNII; via the coding sequence ATGATCAAAGCAGTATTTTTTGATATCGACGGTACACTATTAAGTTTCAAAACACATCTCGTTCCTGAGTCTACCGAAAAAGCCATCCGTGAATTACAATCCAGAGGAATTAAAGTAATCATCTCTACGGGTAGGTCCATCAACAGCTTAGATCATATCAGATATCTCAATTTTGATGGCTTTATCACATTTAACGGGGGTTATTGTGTCACAAAAGATGATGAGGTACTGTTTAGAAAACCTATTCCACAGGAAGATATTGAATCTCTGCTCCGTTACGCTATGAATAATGAGCCTGTTAGCTTTTCGCTCATGTCCGAAAATGAAATTTCTATCTTCCATGTCACGCCGGATATACAAAAGATGTATGACCAGCTCAATCTGCCGGTACCTATGCAGAGGAGTTACGACAACTTTGATAAAGCAACTGTTTTACAGACCAATATTTTCATTCAACCGGAAGCAGAAGAAGACTTTATGCGTACTATAATGCCCAATTCTATAGCTTCCCGCTGGACACCTCTTTTTGCAGATGTCAATCCGGTGGGTCAAAGTAAAAAGGTTGGTATAGATGTATTTGTACAACATTTCGGACTTGAACTCCATGAAACTATGTCATTTGGGGATGGTGGCAATGATATTACCATGTTAGCACATACACAAATTGGTGTGGCTATGGGCAATGCAAATCCGGAAGTAAAGGCGATAGCAGATTACATTACGGATGACGTAGACAATAATGGAATCTGGAATGCACTGAAGCATTATAATATCATCTAA
- a CDS encoding DEAD/DEAH box helicase, whose amino-acid sequence MSKQDPRLIDYHSDYHHYLITDIDMDRTDRYSYFQEIDGTTNIGIPIEVEQLSVNEARFRIRLSENEETVLLKYSKPVLSIYCSCPEKQGLCRHQQAVFATFIRQEEWLTFFSPSRYQKRLSKAALAYGIEQEDALQEYFELRYINNSIEVTVLNDHLIPLDNIDLFNKETLNKSGDPTATGRLIMVIRKHKFYKHLQIQLFESEVTKNGKLKNPIKPVDTSERIWKCKDITESKFFTAIRLLEQNTQDATDPNLPKALEAVVHNPFQLDVFVHDASLSENILASSLNAVLLKQSPVQSKLRISKKGSFLSVEGHLLVGREEIALSDVNLQFDYFAQVKHSLYFIHDKTVRSLIQVFKNRNNALWVHASKFDYFRTQILDPLSDQVSISYPDIPKASKKQLDQHLYYTDTEAIIYLDESQEYVTLTPVMRYGDVEVPVRSKRKIFGIDEAGKSYVVERQQDRETALSGLLIRQHPYFEEQLNESFLYFYLHRKHFLNEDWFLNVFEEWHNQGIKVIGFDTLKNNSINPFKATINIEVLSGINWFNVNINVSFGSKKASAKNLEKAVRNKSKFVVLDDGTHGILPEEWLEKFKEYFQAGEWNEEEQLQIAKSNFYDIERLFDVSQIHNSAKQEIDHLINKAKNFKDLNTVNTSKHFNGILRNYQLDGLKWLNFLDDFNFGGCLADDMGLGKTIQIIAFVLSQRDKADHNCNLLVLPKTLLFNWQHELEKFAPSLPYLLLDGTDRIRNTGDFDRYELILISYHTLLTDINYLKKFRFNYIFLDESQQIKNPNSQRYKAACLLQSRNRIVMTGTPIENSTMDLYAQLSFASPGLLGSKKYFKDVFTTPIDAFSDRKRTEMLYNKINPFILRRTKAEVARELPEKNELIIYCEMKPAQRRIYDLYEKEFREFISATEGDEIRKSPMYVLKGLTKLRQICNSTKLLKTEDLSTEDNSAKIETLIEQIEDNIAYHKIIVFSQFVSMLQLIQKALSSKGIGASMLTGKTKNREQVVHNFQEQEDNRVLLISLKAGGTGLNLTAASLVYLVDPWWNPAVENQAIDRAYRIGQQQTVTAIRLITPDTVEEKMIKMQQSKNELAAALIGKEGNPLLQNFTKEQLLSLLH is encoded by the coding sequence ATGTCAAAGCAAGACCCTCGGCTTATAGATTATCATTCGGATTACCATCACTATCTGATTACGGATATCGACATGGATCGAACGGACAGGTACAGCTATTTTCAGGAGATAGACGGCACGACGAATATAGGAATTCCGATTGAAGTAGAACAGCTATCAGTAAATGAAGCCAGATTTCGGATCCGGTTATCCGAGAACGAAGAAACGGTGCTACTGAAGTACTCAAAACCTGTATTATCTATATACTGTTCCTGCCCCGAAAAACAAGGTCTCTGCCGACACCAACAAGCAGTTTTTGCAACTTTTATCCGACAGGAAGAATGGCTGACATTCTTTTCTCCGAGCCGATATCAAAAACGTTTGTCTAAGGCAGCTTTAGCTTACGGTATAGAACAGGAGGATGCTCTGCAAGAATATTTTGAACTAAGATACATCAACAATTCTATTGAAGTAACAGTTCTTAATGACCACCTTATACCACTGGATAACATAGATTTATTTAATAAAGAAACATTAAATAAATCTGGCGATCCTACAGCTACCGGCCGATTGATTATGGTCATTCGAAAGCATAAATTCTACAAACATTTACAGATTCAGCTTTTTGAATCGGAGGTTACCAAAAACGGAAAACTTAAAAATCCGATCAAACCGGTAGATACATCAGAGCGTATCTGGAAATGCAAAGATATTACGGAAAGTAAATTCTTCACTGCTATTCGTTTATTAGAACAGAATACACAGGATGCCACAGACCCTAATCTTCCAAAAGCACTGGAGGCTGTTGTACATAATCCCTTTCAATTAGATGTATTTGTACACGATGCTTCTTTGTCGGAAAATATACTGGCATCCAGTCTAAATGCCGTATTGCTGAAACAGAGCCCTGTACAAAGCAAGCTCCGTATCAGCAAAAAAGGATCGTTTCTATCTGTAGAAGGGCATCTTCTTGTAGGAAGAGAGGAAATCGCGCTGAGCGATGTAAACTTACAGTTTGATTATTTTGCACAAGTCAAACATTCTCTTTACTTTATTCATGATAAGACAGTAAGATCTCTGATACAGGTGTTCAAAAACCGCAATAATGCCCTCTGGGTTCATGCGTCCAAGTTTGATTATTTCAGAACACAAATTCTGGATCCGCTTTCTGACCAGGTATCGATAAGCTATCCGGATATACCAAAAGCAAGCAAGAAACAACTGGATCAACATCTTTATTACACGGATACTGAAGCGATTATTTATCTGGATGAATCTCAGGAATATGTCACGCTCACGCCTGTCATGCGCTATGGTGATGTGGAAGTACCTGTACGATCCAAACGGAAGATCTTTGGCATCGATGAAGCGGGGAAAAGCTATGTCGTAGAGCGACAACAGGATCGGGAAACGGCACTTTCAGGTCTGCTGATCAGACAGCATCCCTACTTTGAAGAACAGCTGAACGAGTCTTTTCTGTATTTCTATCTTCACCGCAAACATTTCCTGAATGAGGACTGGTTTCTAAATGTATTTGAGGAATGGCACAATCAGGGTATTAAGGTTATTGGCTTTGACACTTTAAAAAACAACAGTATAAATCCTTTCAAAGCAACCATCAACATTGAGGTATTAAGCGGGATCAATTGGTTCAATGTGAATATCAATGTGAGTTTCGGAAGTAAAAAGGCATCTGCCAAAAATCTGGAAAAAGCTGTGCGTAACAAATCCAAATTTGTGGTACTGGATGATGGTACACATGGCATATTGCCGGAAGAATGGCTGGAAAAGTTTAAAGAATATTTTCAGGCGGGTGAGTGGAATGAAGAGGAACAACTTCAGATCGCCAAGTCAAATTTCTATGATATTGAACGTTTGTTTGATGTATCTCAAATACATAATTCAGCTAAACAAGAAATTGACCATTTAATAAATAAAGCTAAGAATTTCAAAGATTTAAACACTGTAAATACCTCTAAACATTTCAACGGAATATTACGCAACTATCAATTAGATGGATTGAAGTGGCTCAATTTTCTGGATGATTTCAATTTTGGCGGATGTCTGGCAGATGACATGGGATTAGGCAAGACCATTCAGATTATTGCTTTTGTTCTTTCGCAGCGGGATAAGGCCGATCACAACTGCAACCTGCTCGTCCTGCCCAAGACACTACTGTTTAACTGGCAGCACGAACTGGAAAAGTTTGCACCCAGTCTACCCTATTTACTATTAGATGGTACAGACCGCATCAGAAATACCGGTGATTTTGATCGGTATGAACTCATACTGATTTCTTATCACACCCTGCTAACGGATATCAACTATTTAAAGAAATTCAGATTTAATTATATATTTCTGGATGAATCTCAACAGATTAAAAATCCAAACTCTCAACGCTATAAGGCAGCCTGCCTTTTACAGTCACGTAACCGTATCGTGATGACGGGTACGCCGATTGAAAACAGCACTATGGATCTGTATGCGCAGTTATCATTTGCGTCACCAGGCTTACTTGGCAGCAAAAAGTATTTTAAAGACGTCTTTACCACCCCGATAGATGCATTCAGCGACCGTAAGCGCACAGAAATGCTCTATAACAAGATCAATCCTTTTATCCTGAGGAGAACAAAGGCTGAAGTTGCCAGAGAGCTTCCGGAAAAGAATGAACTGATCATCTACTGTGAGATGAAACCTGCTCAACGTCGCATCTACGATCTTTATGAAAAAGAATTCAGGGAATTCATCTCTGCAACGGAAGGTGATGAAATTCGCAAAAGTCCTATGTACGTTCTGAAAGGATTGACCAAACTGAGACAAATCTGTAATTCGACCAAATTGCTGAAAACTGAAGATTTAAGTACTGAAGATAATTCAGCTAAGATAGAAACACTTATAGAACAAATTGAAGACAATATTGCCTACCACAAGATTATTGTATTTTCTCAATTTGTAAGCATGCTGCAGCTTATTCAAAAAGCATTATCCTCAAAAGGCATAGGTGCTTCTATGCTGACAGGAAAGACAAAAAACAGAGAACAGGTCGTTCACAACTTTCAAGAGCAGGAAGATAACCGGGTACTTTTAATCTCGCTCAAAGCTGGTGGTACGGGACTCAATCTTACGGCAGCAAGCCTGGTATATCTGGTAGATCCGTGGTGGAATCCTGCAGTAGAGAATCAAGCCATAGATCGTGCATACCGGATAGGTCAGCAGCAAACGGTTACAGCTATTCGTCTTATCACGCCTGACACGGTGGAGGAAAAGATGATTAAAATGCAACAAAGCAAGAATGAACTGGCTGCTGCGCTGATCGGAAAAGAAGGAAATCCGCTATTACAAAACTTCACAAAAGAACAATTGCTCAGCTTGTTGCACTAA
- a CDS encoding DUF6249 domain-containing protein: MEKETMVATIIVAFCLSTFLSLYFYWLSRHKERMALIERGMDLSDFYNNKLKGSNWLKVGVVVVASAVGLLIVGIINESNVEIHSDAIPVAIIGIFGGAGMIVANYLDKRPS, from the coding sequence ATGGAAAAGGAAACAATGGTAGCTACTATAATCGTAGCATTTTGCTTAAGTACATTTTTATCCCTGTATTTCTACTGGCTGTCCAGACATAAAGAACGTATGGCACTGATCGAGCGAGGGATGGATCTGAGCGATTTTTACAATAATAAACTTAAAGGTTCTAACTGGCTAAAAGTAGGCGTAGTGGTTGTGGCTTCAGCTGTAGGCTTATTGATTGTAGGAATTATTAATGAATCTAATGTCGAAATTCATTCTGATGCAATTCCTGTGGCTATAATAGGAATTTTCGGAGGAGCGGGTATGATCGTCGCAAATTATCTGGATAAAAGACCATCTTAA
- a CDS encoding RNA polymerase sigma factor, whose protein sequence is MDQVYIDKILAGDREAFRYFLTTYKDMAFSVAISIVKNEIVAEEVVQDAFVSCYHALKSFQGKSKFSSWLYRIVVNHAFAKLRRLKIEFVPLSEQDELSVADEAALWQLEQKEQTQLIEEALQLLPVNESLALRLFYLEEESIKDVCQITGWTESNAKVILHRARKRIHGILSKLMKS, encoded by the coding sequence ATGGATCAAGTTTATATTGATAAAATATTGGCGGGAGACCGGGAAGCTTTCAGATACTTTCTGACCACATATAAGGATATGGCCTTTTCCGTAGCAATCAGCATCGTAAAGAATGAGATTGTTGCGGAAGAGGTTGTTCAGGATGCTTTCGTGAGCTGCTACCATGCTTTGAAATCCTTTCAGGGTAAATCTAAATTCAGCAGCTGGCTCTACAGAATTGTGGTTAATCATGCTTTTGCTAAGCTGAGACGGCTTAAGATAGAGTTTGTGCCTCTGTCTGAACAGGATGAATTGTCTGTGGCAGATGAAGCTGCACTTTGGCAGTTGGAGCAAAAAGAGCAGACTCAACTCATTGAGGAGGCACTTCAGCTCTTACCCGTTAATGAAAGTCTCGCTTTACGCTTATTTTATCTGGAAGAGGAGAGCATAAAAGATGTATGCCAGATTACAGGATGGACGGAGTCTAACGCGAAGGTTATTTTACATCGCGCCCGCAAACGTATACATGGAATATTAAGTAAACTAATGAAATCGTAG
- a CDS encoding TonB-dependent receptor gives MRSFHTLSSLCLFFLTNQLVAQETKLTDTILNRLAPVQINAYFASQPLLSLTSSAKTLDSRLISSQNNSTFLTAINTVPGIRMEERSPGSYRLAMRGSLIRSPFGVRNVKIYLDEFPLTDAGGNTYFNLVDPASVSSIHILKGPDGSVYGPNSGGVITITPNGFNTGSGSSLLLQGGSYGLFQEQLSTQQQVNPNYRFAIDQSFTRSDGYRQNSALNKKTIQTAHQWDYSDKGQLKAIGFYADLGYRTPGGLTQAQYDENLQLARPAAGPNPGAADQKAGIYNKTFFGGISNRYHITKHLTHVVSIFGSHSDIKNPFITNYEKRNEKNMGIRTYFSYADNNNPQVHWQMQLGLEAQNGRYKIDNYNNNAGVATDPQAKDDLKNGQHFYFIRGQVFLAQKLTIEGSLGLNYNTVSYKNIYPVLSDKWEKIDFENTWMPRLALSYLINPQMAVRSSVSKGLSAPTIAEVRSSDNLINRQLNPETGTNYEAGIRWETADRRVIADLSAYYYRMDNAIIRQIRESGAEYYLNAGKTDQKGVEAALSGYLIAPRTSGWLHSLSLGTNLTYNDYKFQVYQIGENDYSGNKLTAVPDWIWVNHANIQFDKRIELNIMHNFTSRIPLNDANTAYGAKYHLLQAKLAWLCPINGKLQIQFFAGTDNILDQKYSLGNDINAFGNRFFNAAPGRNYYGGLKISY, from the coding sequence ATGCGATCTTTCCACACGTTGAGTTCCCTTTGTTTATTTTTCCTTACGAATCAGCTTGTTGCTCAGGAAACAAAACTTACAGATACCATTCTCAACAGACTTGCTCCGGTACAGATCAATGCTTATTTCGCCAGTCAACCTCTTTTATCGCTTACTTCTTCTGCAAAAACGCTGGATTCAAGACTTATTTCCAGTCAGAATAACAGTACATTTTTGACGGCAATCAATACAGTTCCGGGTATCCGTATGGAAGAGCGTTCACCAGGCAGTTACCGGTTAGCGATGAGAGGCAGCCTTATCCGATCCCCTTTTGGAGTACGCAATGTCAAGATATACCTGGATGAGTTTCCGCTGACCGATGCCGGTGGCAACACTTACTTCAATCTGGTAGATCCGGCTTCTGTAAGCAGTATACATATACTCAAGGGACCTGACGGATCTGTATATGGTCCAAATTCAGGTGGTGTAATTACGATTACCCCGAATGGCTTTAATACCGGTTCCGGAAGCTCTCTGCTGCTACAAGGTGGCTCTTACGGTTTATTTCAGGAACAGTTATCCACACAGCAACAGGTCAATCCCAACTACCGTTTTGCTATAGATCAGAGTTTTACCCGAAGTGATGGATATCGTCAAAACTCAGCATTAAATAAAAAAACTATACAGACCGCTCATCAATGGGATTATTCTGACAAAGGACAGTTAAAAGCAATTGGATTCTATGCTGATCTTGGATACAGAACACCCGGAGGCCTTACACAAGCCCAGTATGATGAAAATCTACAACTCGCCAGACCGGCAGCAGGACCAAATCCCGGCGCCGCTGATCAAAAGGCGGGAATATACAACAAGACATTCTTTGGAGGTATTTCCAACCGATACCACATCACGAAACATCTGACACATGTTGTCAGTATATTCGGCAGTCATTCGGATATCAAAAATCCTTTTATTACCAATTACGAAAAGCGCAATGAGAAAAATATGGGTATCCGTACCTACTTTTCTTATGCAGACAACAACAATCCGCAAGTACACTGGCAAATGCAATTGGGACTGGAAGCACAAAACGGGCGCTATAAAATTGACAATTATAACAATAATGCCGGCGTAGCTACTGATCCGCAAGCCAAAGATGATCTGAAAAACGGCCAGCACTTCTATTTCATACGCGGTCAGGTATTTCTTGCTCAGAAACTGACCATCGAAGGTTCCCTGGGGCTTAATTACAATACTGTTTCCTATAAAAATATATATCCAGTACTCTCTGATAAATGGGAAAAAATTGATTTTGAGAATACCTGGATGCCCCGACTGGCCCTTTCTTATCTTATCAATCCCCAAATGGCTGTACGCAGTTCGGTATCTAAGGGATTATCCGCTCCGACCATTGCAGAGGTTCGTTCTTCAGATAATCTGATCAACCGGCAACTGAATCCGGAAACCGGAACGAATTATGAAGCGGGTATCAGATGGGAGACTGCAGATCGAAGAGTTATAGCAGATCTTTCAGCCTACTATTACCGTATGGATAATGCTATTATAAGGCAGATCAGGGAGAGCGGAGCAGAATACTACCTGAATGCCGGAAAGACTGATCAGAAGGGAGTAGAAGCTGCTCTGTCAGGCTATCTTATTGCTCCCCGTACATCCGGTTGGTTACACAGTTTATCATTAGGTACTAATCTGACCTACAATGATTATAAATTTCAGGTCTACCAGATTGGAGAAAACGATTATTCAGGCAACAAACTTACAGCTGTTCCGGACTGGATATGGGTCAATCATGCAAATATTCAGTTTGATAAACGTATAGAGCTGAATATCATGCACAATTTTACCTCCCGGATCCCGCTAAACGATGCCAATACCGCTTACGGAGCTAAGTACCATTTATTACAAGCCAAACTTGCGTGGCTCTGCCCGATAAACGGAAAATTACAGATTCAGTTCTTTGCCGGAACTGATAATATTCTGGATCAGAAATACAGCCTTGGTAATGATATCAATGCATTCGGGAATCGCTTTTTTAATGCAGCCCCGGGCAGAAACTATTACGGAGGATTAAAAATTTCTTATTAA